CAATAGGGGGAAGTTTTGCATGTTGCGCGCGCCGACTTGCAGTATGTCGGCGTACTTCGCCACCAGCGGCACTTGCTCCGGCGACATCACCTCGGTGACGATGGCCAATCCGTAAGCGTCGCGCGCCTCGGCCATCCACTTCAGCGCCTCTTCGCCATGGCCCTGGAAGGAATATGGCGAGGTGCGTGGCTTGAACGCGCCGCCGCGCAAGATGGTCGCGCCGGCCTCCTTTACGGCGCGCGCGCTCTCCATGATTTGCTCGCGGCTCTCCACGGCGCATGGACCGGCCATCATTGCCAGATGCGTGTTGCCGATGGCGATGGTGCGGTGCTTCACGCGCAGTTGGATCACGGTGTTCTGCTTTTTGAAGTCGCGACTGGCCAACTTGAACGGCCGCAGGATCGGCAGCACGCGCTCGACGCCGCTCAACAGTTCGAGCGTCGCCGGGTCTATCGGACGCTCGTCTCCGACCATGCCGATGATCGTGCGCTCTTCACCCTCGGAGAGATGCGCGCGCATGCCGATGGACTCGATATGCCTGATTACGCCGGCGATCTCTGACGCGGACGCGCCGGCCTTCATGACGATGACCATGCTTCCTACCATCACATTCGCTGAAACTCACATGATCTGTGGCGCGCCGGTGCTATATGACCGCCACCTTCCCGTTCACGTGCTCGGTCGCACGGAGAGCCGGTTGACGATGTCGCCGGGCGCGCACGGCTTCGGCCAGCCGGTCGAGTATGCACTCGGTATCCGCCCAGCCGATGCAGGCGTCGGTGATACTCTTGCCATATTCGAGTGGCGCGCCGGGGACGAGATCCTGCCGGCCGGCGACCAGGTGCGACTCGAGCATTACACCGGCAATGGCGCACTCGCCTGCCTCGATCTGCTGCGCCACGTCCTCTGCGACCAAGAGCTGATTCTCGTGCTTCTTGTTGCTGTTGCCGTGCGAGCAGTCAATCATCAAGCGAGGCGACAGGCCGTCGCGCAGGAGCGCCTCCGCCGTCGCGCGCACGCTGGCGTTGTCGTAGTTGGGCGTCTTGCCGCCGCGCAGCACGATGTGGCAGTCGTCGTTGCCGGCGGTATGCACGATGGCGCTGATGCCGCCCTTGGTGACCGAAAGAAAATGATGCGGCTGGCGGGCGGCCTTGATCGCGTCAATCGCAATCTTGATGTTGCCGTCGGTGC
The window above is part of the Candidatus Roseilinea sp. genome. Proteins encoded here:
- a CDS encoding 3-deoxy-7-phosphoheptulonate synthase — encoded protein: MVIVMKAGASASEIAGVIRHIESIGMRAHLSEGEERTIIGMVGDERPIDPATLELLSGVERVLPILRPFKLASRDFKKQNTVIQLRVKHRTIAIGNTHLAMMAGPCAVESREQIMESARAVKEAGATILRGGAFKPRTSPYSFQGHGEEALKWMAEARDAYGLAIVTEVMSPEQVPLVAKYADILQVGARNMQNFPLLHAVGEAHKPVLLKRGLSATMEELLMAAEYILSHGNYDVMLCERGIRTFERYTRNTLDINAVPVLKELSHLPVIVDPSHGTGKWEYVTPIAKAAVAAGADGLIIEVHPDPSKAVSDGAQTLTPQRYCELFEQVRRVAAAVDRAV